A window from Salmo trutta chromosome 29, fSalTru1.1, whole genome shotgun sequence encodes these proteins:
- the LOC115166761 gene encoding mitogen-activated protein kinase 6: MAEKFESLMNIHGFDLGPRYMDLKPLGYGGNGLVFSAVDTDCDKRVAVKKIILTDPQSVKHALREIKIIRRLDHDNTVKVFETLGPSGRHLTEDIVSLTEVNSVYIVQEYMETDLCQLLERGLLSEDHARLFMYQLLRGLKYIHSANVLHRDLKPANLFVNTEDLVLKIGDFGLARIMDPHYSHKGHLSEGLVTKWYRSPRLLLSPNNYTKAIDMWAAGCIFAEMLTGKTLFAGAHELEQMQLILESIPVLREEDRQELHSVIPVFIHGDMSQPHNPLVKLLPDVSPHALDFLQKILTFNPMDRLTAEEALAHPYMSDYSFPLDEPVSLHPFHIEDEVDDILLMDQGHSHTWDRYHDSQLSEGDWHLHTHSTLDTDEVQVDPRALSDQTDEEEVQVDPRKYADGDREFLDDPSYGYSSLFTPERSWPDPDDEHFDLHHENKYCDLECSHTCNYKVVSPSYLDNLIWRDSEVNHYYEPKLIIDLSNWKEQQSKEKQAQAAGRDKEHKAQKSKCEKNGLVKAQMVLQVEKGPVEKDSQQEKNQTQTTQQNQGFDFDSFIAGTIKLSLQTEPSDVGLLGDVGLLSEVGVGLLSEVGLLNELNSSVSQLEAPRSGSMSKTISQEKEEKCLVNFAQVSITVGTAGSGARPAHPWESFGGGERVEERRGGCLTDGAGRWDVGKEEQLQKDSSYTSYLDRLFSRKDEGSGETAASAADTPEPEPSDVGGERERDEGGFLARSGEIMFNMQLDSLALPGFDATTDVPLKSIQASLAPSTVKCSPQIAHTTYSSFFKHLN; the protein is encoded by the exons ATGGCGGAGAAGTTTGAGTCTCTGATGAACATCCATGGGTTTGACCTGGGCCCACGTTACATGGACCTGAAGCCTCTGGGCTACGGAGGGAACGGCCTGGTGTTCTCAGCCGTCGACACGGACTGCGACAAACGCGTGGCGGTGAAGAAGATCATCCTGACGGACCCTCAGAGCGTCAAACACGCCCTGAGAGAGATCAAGATCATCAGGAGGCTGGACCACGACAACACCGTCAAG GTATTTGAGACTCTAGGGCCCAGCGGTCGCCACCTAACAGAGGACATAGTCTCTCTGACAGAGGTGAACTCTGTGTACATCGTCCAGGAGTACATGGAGACAGACCTGTGTCAGCTCCTGGAGAGGGGTCTTCTCTCTGAGGACCACGCCAGACTCTTCATGTACCAGCTGCTGAGAGGCCTCAAGTACATCCACTCTGCCAACGTACTGCACAGAGACCTGAAGCCTGCCAACTTGTTCGTCAACACAGAGGACCTGGTGCTGAAGATAGGAGACTTTGGGCTGGCCCGGATCATGGATCCTCACTACTCACACAAG ggtCATCTTTCTGAGGGCTTGGTGACTAAATGGTACCGGTCTCCTCGCCTGCTGCTCTCCCCTAACAATTACACCAAGGCCATTGACATGTGGGCTGCTGGATGCATCTTCGCCGAGATGCTCACCGGGAAAACGCTCTTCGCAG GAGCACATGAGCTGGAGCAGATGCAGCTGATCTTGGAGTCCATCCCTGTgctgagagaagaggacaggcAGGAGTTACACAGTGTTATCCCCGTCTTCATACACGGTGACATGTCCCAGCCGCACAACCCACTGGTCAAGCTACTGCCTGACGTCAGCCCACATG CCCTGGATTTCCTGCAAAAGatcctgacctttaaccccatgGACCGTCTGACAGCAGAAGAAGCCCTAGCCCACCCCTACATGTCTGACTACTCCTTCCCCCTGGACGAACCCGTCTCCCTGCACCCCTTCCACATAGAGGATGAGGTGGATGATATCTTACTGATGGACCAGGGTCACAGCCACACCTGGGACAG GTACCATGACAGCCAGCTTTCAGAAGGGGACTGGCACCTCCACACCCACAGCACTCTGGACACTGACGAGGTACAGGTGGACCCTCGGGCTCTGTCTGACCAAACTGACGAGGAGGAGGTCCAG GTGGACCCTCGTAAGTATGCAGACGGAGACCGGGAGTTCCTGGACGATCCTTCCTACGGCTACTCCTCCCTCTTCACTCCCGAACGCTCGTGGCCCGACCCCGATGACGAACACTTCGACCTTCACCACGAGAACAAGTACTGTGACCTGGAGTGTTCCCACACCTGTAACTACAAGGTGGTGTCTCCATCCTATCTGGATAACCTGATCTGGAGGGACAGCGAGGTCAACCACTACTACGAGCCCAAGCTCATTATAGATCTGTCCAACTGGAAGGAGCAGCAGAGTAAAGAGAAACAGGCTCAGGCTGCAGGCAGAGACAAGGAGCACAAGGCCCAGAAGAGCAAGTGTGAGAAGAACGGCCTGGTGAAGGCTCAGATGGTTCTACAGGTAGAGAAGGGCCCCGTGGAGAAGGACTCCCAGCAAGAGAAGAACCAGACCCAGACTACTCAACAGAATCAAGGCTTTGACTTTGACTCCTTCATCGCCGGCACCATCAAACTGAGCCTGCAAACTGAGCCCAGCGACGTGGGACTCCTGGGGGACGTGGGCCTCCTGAGCGAGGTGGGAGTGGGCCTCCTGAGCGAGGTGGGCCTCCTGAACGAGCTCAACTCGTCTGTGTCCCAGCTGGAGGCTCCGCGGTCAGGCTCCATGTCCAAAACCATCAgccaggagaaggaggagaagtgtCTGGTGAACTTTGCTCAGGTCAGCATCACCGTGGGGACCGCTGGGTCTGGGGCGCGTCCCGCACACCCCTGGGAGAGCttcggagggggggagagggtggaggagcgGAGAGGTGGGTGTCTGACGGACGGGGCGGGGCGCTGGGACGTTGGGAAAGAGGAGCAGCTCCAGAAGGACAGCTCCTACACCAGCTACCTGGACAGACTGTTCAGCAGGAAGGACGAGGGCAGCGGGGAGACTGCTGCTAGCGCCGCCGACACCCCAGAACCTGAGCCCTCGGAtgtgggaggggagagggaacgGGACGAGGGGGGCTTCCTGGCGCGGAGCGGAGAAATCATGTTTAACATGCAGCTGGACTCTCTGGCGCTGCCGGGGTTCGACGCTACGACCGATGTGCCGCTCAAATCCATCCAggcctccctcgctccctccacGGTCAAATGCTCGCCTCAGATCGCCCACACAACCTACAGCAGCTTCTTCAAGCATCTGAATTAA